Sequence from the Dehalococcoidia bacterium genome:
TAGGAATAACCGAGTAGATGTTGAGCAGGATGCTGCCCTGATCGACAACCGGCACCAGATCGGTCTTTCCCTTGAAAGCGAGGTAGGTCCCGATATCAGAGAGGGTATAGCCCTGTTTTTCATTGGCCATGATCAGTGTGGGACCCATCCCCTGTCCTGCTTCCACATACCATTTTCCAGCCTTTTGAACTTGCGTGGCGTAATCAAATCCGGCTGCCTTCCATATCGCCTTTTCTTTGGAATGAGTGCCCGAGCTATCGCTCCGGGAAATGAATTCCGCACTCGCGTCATTGAACAGCTTTGTAAAGGCATCTTCCGGCGACATTCCCTTGATGCCTGCCGGGTCGCTCGCTGGGCCGACGATCACGAAATGGTTGTAGGCAAATAGGGTCCTCTCGGTGCCAAAGCCATCCGCAATAAACTTCTCCTCTGCAGCTTTGTCATGAACGGTCAAGACATCCACGTCACCGTTCTCACCATATTTGAGGGCAATGCCAGACCCGACATTGATAATATCCAATTCGACACCGTACTTCTTCTCGAACATCGGTTCAAGGTATCCCCAGAGGCCGGTATCGTAGAGGCTGGTGGTAGTGGCCACTTTCAAACGGCCTTTCCCGGGGATGACCGGGAAGCTGGCGGATTCAGGCGAGGTTGCCTCGTCGTCATCATCGCAGGCGGCCATCCAGCCGATCATGGAGATGGCCAGAACCAGTATCAGTAAAATCGATAAGAGATTCTTCTTCATTACTTGACTCCTTAATGATATTTGACTTAACCGTTAATTGACAAGTCTACCGGCGGGGCTCGTTGACAAAAGAAAAGCGCCCCATGAACAAAGGCGCTCTTCTGGCGATCTTCCGATCCCATTTCTCTCCTTTCCGATCACGGGAGGTGTGAGCATTTCTACTCACACCCTCGGGATTTGCGTCCGCCGTCTGTGTGCCATCTCCTTTTTTCGAGGAATTAGGCCGCACAGATCGAAGAGCGATATTCAGTTTTTACAACCGCATTATACTAGCTTCCGGAAAGGCCGGTCAACATCCTCCCTGAGTCCTTTCCATCAAAAGAAACATTGAAAACGATCAAGACTCGATTCAGGACATTTCCTCGTATCTCTTTGCCACGAAGTGCACAGCGAAATCGGACAGGAGTAACACCCGGTTGGTGCTCTGCAACGCCTGGTACGTATCCTCAGGAGAGGTGAACAACGCTTGCGATTCCGCATAGAGCCAGATGTGTCTTCTTATCAGGACAAGGGCATAGATTGCCTCTGATAGGGGAACACCCTTTGCATGAACATATTCTGCAAATCCGGCAATATCCAGAACGTGCGCTACTTCGTCATAAGGATTCTTGGAAAAATACATCCGCTCCAGATTCTTGTAGAACAGCACAGCGTGATGAACACAGGCTTCCTTGGAGAGAGCAGCAAAGGAAGGGGTCCTCTCGTTTGTGCTTAAGGACTTGTACCATTGGTCCGCTATCTTGTGAGCGTGTTTTTCGCATAGATCCATCAGACGATCTGCAAGTACTCTATCTGCCATACTAATCCTCCTCGAAGTTTTCCGGTACTAGAATTGCAAAAACCGCGAGGGCATATCTCGATATGCCCCTACCTTTCTTCCGGCTGGGCTTGGGATTGAGTTATCACCGGGAGCCCCCAAATGTGAATGAAACCCAGGGCGGCGCTTTGATCAAACTTATCGCCCTCGTCGTATGTAGCCAGGCTCACATCGTAAAGAGAATACGGTGATTTCCGTCCGACCACCACGCAGTTCCCCTTGAACAGCTTAACTCTGACGGTACCCGTAACAAAGCGCTGTGAACTTTTCACATAGGCATCGAGGTCCTGTTTAAGAGAGGTGAACCACAACCCATCGTAAACAAGGTCGGCATACTTCTGAGTCACCTTTTCCTTAAATCGCACTTGATCTCTGGAAAGGGTCAGAGCTTCCAATGACTGGTGCGCCTTCAGCAGCACTACAGCCGCCGGGGCCTCATAGATTTCGCGGGATTTTATTCCCACCCGGCGATTTTCCACATGATCGATTCTCCCGACCCCATGTTTACCCGCCAGTTCCGCCACCTTATCGATCAATGCCACGCCCTTGGTCTTCTTCCCGTTGAGACTGACCGGCACTCCTTTTTCAAACCCGATTTCAATATAGGCGGGCTCATCGGGAGCATCCTGAGGCGACTTTGTATATTTGTAGATATCTTCCGGTGGCTCAACCCACGGGTCTTCCAGAACGCCGCATTCGATGCTCCTGCCCCAGAGATTCTCGTCCGTGGAATAGGGGCTTTTGACGGTGACAGGAACGGGGATATTGTTCTTTTTGGCGTAGGCGATCTCTTCCTCGCGCGTCATTCCCCACTCCCGGGCCGGAGCAATGATTTTGAGCTTGGGATCGAGCGCTGCGACGCTGACATCGAACCGGACCTGATCATT
This genomic interval carries:
- a CDS encoding argininosuccinate synthase produces the protein MVVKKLVLAYSGGLDTSVAIRWIEEKYGYNVIALALDIGMEKDYPSIQQRALDVGAVKSLVVDVRDLFVSDFVFPALQANAIYEGQYPLATALARPLIAKLLVDTAHEEKATAVGHGCTGKGNDQVRFDVSVAALDPKLKIIAPAREWGMTREEEIAYAKKNNIPVPVTVKSPYSTDENLWGRSIECGVLEDPWVEPPEDIYKYTKSPQDAPDEPAYIEIGFEKGVPVSLNGKKTKGVALIDKVAELAGKHGVGRIDHVENRRVGIKSREIYEAPAAVVLLKAHQSLEALTLSRDQVRFKEKVTQKYADLVYDGLWFTSLKQDLDAYVKSSQRFVTGTVRVKLFKGNCVVVGRKSPYSLYDVSLATYDEGDKFDQSAALGFIHIWGLPVITQSQAQPEER
- a CDS encoding substrate-binding domain-containing protein, whose amino-acid sequence is MKKNLLSILLILVLAISMIGWMAACDDDDEATSPESASFPVIPGKGRLKVATTTSLYDTGLWGYLEPMFEKKYGVELDIINVGSGIALKYGENGDVDVLTVHDKAAEEKFIADGFGTERTLFAYNHFVIVGPASDPAGIKGMSPEDAFTKLFNDASAEFISRSDSSGTHSKEKAIWKAAGFDYATQVQKAGKWYVEAGQGMGPTLIMANEKQGYTLSDIGTYLAFKGKTDLVPVVDQGSILLNIYSVIPTTKTKKTEMVRNMVTFLTSPEVQKIIGDYGVADYGQQLFTPCAGQPEPTS